The following are from one region of the Ananas comosus cultivar F153 linkage group 20, ASM154086v1, whole genome shotgun sequence genome:
- the LOC109725524 gene encoding polygalacturonase inhibitor 1-like, giving the protein MPNCTDHNPNSSSFLFLIFLFLFFVSVSLSSSLDCNAGDRATLLKIKDQLGNPPELASWQPGFNCCSWNAIECSESGRVYLVAFFRLTLQASSVPVPAALGDLPFLRTIQLDTIPGLAGPIPSSFSKLSQLEILDVESTNVSGPIPAFLSRTNLSALILSNSNFSGPIPTALASLPNLRYLDLSGNRLSGQIPPGLLHGTFRFLILSDNQLSGEIPKDYGEGDIDTVDLSHNELTGDASFLLGITKPATKLDLSWNELAFDLTRVMVPHGLTYLDLSHNRIKGRVPKSLKDVRLHYLNLTYNELCGEIPTGRFMVYHKADSYLHNKCLCGTPLPACRRLSRKILECNEHINDRPLWDSAPRVPSPVKKNSKMQRAY; this is encoded by the exons ATGCCCAATTGTACTGATCACAATCCCAACTCCTcttccttcctcttcctcatcttcttatttctcttcttcgtctctgtctcgctctcctcctctctcgACTGCAACGCTGGCGACcgagcaacacttttaaaaattaaggaCCAGCTTGGCAATCCTCCAGAGCTTGCTTCATGGCAGCCAGGCTTcaattgctgcagttggaacgCCATCGAATGCAGCGAATCCGGCCGCGTCTACCTCGTCGCCTTCTTCCGCCTCACTCTGCAGGCCTCCTCCGTCCCCGTCCCTGCCGCCCTTGGCGACCTCCCCTTCCTCCGCACCATCCAGCTCGACACCATCCCGGGGCTCGCCGGCCCCATCCCCTcctccttctccaagctctcgcaGCTCGAGATTCTTGACGTCGAATCCACCAACGTCTCCGGCCCCATCCCCGCCTTCCTCTCCCGCACGAATCTCAGCGCTCTCATCCTCTCCAACAGCAATTTCTCCGGCCCAATCCCCACGGCCCTCGCGAGCCTGCCGAACTTACGCTACCTCGATCTCAGCGGCAACCGCCTCTCCGGGCAAATACCGCCCGGATTGCTGCACGGGACCTTCAG GTTCCTTATACTGTCCGACAACCAATTGTCGGGCGAGATACCGAAGGACTACGGCGAGGGCGACATCGACACCGTCGATCTCTCGCACAACGAGCTCACCGGGGACGCGTCGTTCCTGCTCGGGATCACGAAACCGGCGACGAAGCTTGATTTGTCGTGGAACGAGCTCGCGTTCGACCTGACCCGAGTGATGGTGCCGCACGGGTTGACGTACTTGGATCTGAGCCACAACAGGATCAAGGGGAGGGTGCCCAAGTCGCTCAAGGACGTGAGGTTGCACTACTTGAACCTCACGTACAATGAGCTGTGCGGCGAGATCCCAACGGGGAGGTTCATGGTGTACCATAAGGCCGATTCTTACCTCCACAACAAGTGCCTTTGTGGGACTCCGCTCCCCGCGTGCCGTCGCCTGTctagaaaaattctagaatgcaacgagCATATTAATGACAGGCCTTTGTGGGACTCCGCTCCCCGTGTGCCGTCGCCTGttaagaaaaattctaaaatgcaacgGGCATATTAA
- the LOC109725523 gene encoding G-type lectin S-receptor-like serine/threonine-protein kinase LECRK3, which translates to MAISSPLLLSLFVLVLPIVPNSLAQSNSNITLGSTLTPVGGTTSWPSPSGDFAFGFRPLDTDPNLFLLAIWFDKIPNKTTVWYPGGTQPVQPVQSGSKLQFTSDGYLSLVDQAGQEVWTGGTSSTVTYAAMLDTGNFVLANSDGSFSWRSFDHPSDTVLPSQVLGLGSVLQARLMDTNYSAGRFILNVQQDGNLVFYPVVQPSGYSYDPYWASSTVGNGTQLVYNETGSIYLALANGKNFQVVSAGSKPMSMFYQRATLDPDGVLRQYVYPKNGTNRGWSVVDLQPPDICQAMFTKTGSGVCGFNSFCKLNGNQSVDCECPPHYSFLDPSRKYKGCMPNFPVQNCYAEGTEADQGLFDMVELKNVDWPLADYEHYQPLSNDLCRNNCLSDCFCAVVVYNDQDCWKKKLPMSNGKVGNYVQRTLLIKVPKGNTSQIQPTMSKKNDKKTWILVGSVLLGSSAFVNLLLISIIIFISFYPSHMRRNEKPGPDPSTIGLGLRCFTYGELEKATNGFSEEVGSGASGVVYKGYLHGEGDTCIAVKKIDKVLRETEKEFAVEMQTIGKTHHKNLVRLLGYCNEGKERLLVYEFMSNRSLTEFLFKGPRPDWNRRVQIALGVARGLLYLHEECSTQIIHCDIKPQNILLDGNFVAKISDFGLAKLLKTDQTQTNTGIRGTRGYVAPEWFRNLGITSKVDVYSFGVILLEIICCRRNVEAEIEDEEKAILTYWVNDCYREGKVELVVDGDEEAMADMKRVEKFVTVALWCVQEEPSLRPTMLKVTQMLDGATDVPMLPEPSYNFNLVR; encoded by the coding sequence ATGGCAATCTCATCTCCCCTTTTGCTCTCCCTCTTCGTCCTTGTGCTTCCTATCGTACCTAATTCGCTTGCTCAATCCAACAGTAATATAACCCTGGGCTCCACCCTCACCCCGGTCGGTGGCACCACCTCCTGGCCCTCCCCCTCCGGGGACTTCGCCTTCGGCTTCCGCCCCCTCGACACCGACCCCAACCTCTTCCTCCTCGCCATCTGGTTCGACAAGATACCCAACAAGACCACTGTTTGGTACCCCGGCGGCACCCAGCCAGTACAGCCGGTACAGTCCGGATCCAAACTGCAGTTCACTTCCGACGGGTACCTCTCCCTCGTGGACCAAGCTGGTCAAGAGGTATGGACCGGCGGAACGAGTAGCACCGTCACCTACGCCGCCATGCTCGACACAGGCAACTTCGTGCTCGCCAACTCTGACGGGTCTTTCTCATGGCGGAGTTTTGACCATCCCTCTGACACCGTGTTGCCTTCCCAAGTACTCGGCCTGGGTAGCGTGCTCCAAGCCCGGCTAATGGATACCAACTATTCGGCCGGGAGGTTTATTCTCAACGTCCAACAGGATGGAAATCTCGTGTTCTACCCCGTCGTGCAGCCCTCGGGATACTCGTACGATCCATACTGGGCAAGCAGCACCGTTGGGAACGGAACGCAGTTGGTCTACAACGAGACGGGCAGCATCTACCTGGCTCTCGCGAACGGCAAAAACTTCCAAGTTGTCTCCGCGGGGAGCAAGCCGATGTCTATGTTCTACCAAAGAGCAACACTTGATCCGGACGGGGTCCTCCGGCAATATGTGTATCCAAAGAACGGCACAAACAGAGGGTGGTCGGTGGTGGACCTCCAACCTCCGGACATCTGTCAGGCGATGTTCACGAAAACTGGGAGTGGCGTCTGCGGGTTCAACAGCTTCTGCAAGTTAAACGGGAATCAGAGCGTGGATTGCGAGTGCCCGCCTCACTATTCCTTCCTGGATCCGAGCCGAAAATATAAAGGTTGTATGCCCAATTTCCCGGTGCAGAATTGTTATGCAGAGGGGACAGAGGCGGATCAGGGATTGTTCGACATGGTTGAGCTGAAAAATGTAGATTGGCCTTTGGCAGATTATGAGCATTACCAACCCCTCAGTAATGACCTCTGTCGGAACAATTGCTTGAGCGATTGCTTTTGCGCTGTTGTGGTGTATAATGATCAGGACTGCTGGAAGAAGAAGCTCCCCATGTCCAATGGAAAGGTCGGCAATTACGTCCAAAGAACACTTCTAATCAAAGTACCCAAAGGGAACACTTCACAGATACAACCAACAATGAGcaaaaagaatgataaaaagACTTGGATCTTGGTGGGTTCTGTGCTTTTAGGGAGCTCTGCATTTGTAAACCTTCTTCTCATCTCCATAATCATTTTCATCTCCTTCTACCCCTCCCACATGCGAAGGAATGAGAAGCCAGGTCCTGACCCGAGCACGATTGGGCTTGGTCTCCGCTGCTTTACCTACGGAGAGCTCGAGAAAGCGACAAACGGGTTCAGTGAGGAGGTCGGCAGCGGGGCCTCCGGTGTGGTATACAAAGGATACTTGCATGGCGAAGGCGACACTTGTATCGCAGTCAAGAAAATTGACAAGGTCTTACGTGAGACCGAAAAGGAGTTCGCCGTTGAAATGCAGACGATCGGGAAGACCCACCACAAGAACCTCGTCCGACTGCTCGGGTATTGCAATGAAGGAAAAGAGCGGCTTCTAGTCTACGAGTTCATGAGCAACAGATCATTGACGGAATTCCTTTTCAAAGGTCCGAGGCCTGATTGGAACCGTCGAGTCCAGATAGCACTAGGGGTCGCAAGGGGCCTGCTCTACTTGCATGAAGAGTGCAGCACTCAGATCATCCACTGTGATATAAAGCCTCAAAACATACTCCTTGACGGAAACTTTGTCGCGAAGATCTCGGACTTCGGCCTGGCAAAGCTTCTTAAGACGGACCAAACTCAGACGAACACCGGCATCAGAGGGACTCGAGGGTACGTTGCGCCCGAGTGGTTCAGGAACTTGGGAATCACATCCAAGGTGGACGTCTACAGTTTTGGGGTCATTTTACTGGAAATCATATGTTGCAGAAGGAACGTGGAAGCAGAGATTGAAGATGAGGAGAAGGCAATACTGACATACTGGGTGAACGACTGCTACAGAGAAGGGAAGGTGGAATTGGTGGTGGATGGCGACGAAGAAGCCATGGCCGACATGAAGAGGGTGGAGAAGTTCGTAACGGTGGCCTTGTGGTGCGTACAAGAGGAGCCATCGTTGAGGCCTACAATGCTAAAGGTAACGCAGATGCTCGATGGAGCCACTGACGTTCCCATGCTCCCTGAACCTTCCTACAATTTCAATTTAGTCCGGTAA
- the LOC109725522 gene encoding G-type lectin S-receptor-like serine/threonine-protein kinase LECRK1, protein MAISSSVLLSLFILLPPIIPNSLAQSNSNISLGSCLTPIGDNTTWRSPSGDFAFGFRPLDTDPNLFLLAIWFDKIPNKTTVWYLGGGTQPVQSGDKLQLVSNGYLSLEDQTGQQIWTSGTGSTADYAAMLDTGNFVLASSDGSISWQSFDNPSDTILPSQVLSQGSMLRARLMDTDYMPGRFILSVQQDGNLVFYPIVQPSGFSYDPYWASHTVGIGTKLVYNETGSIYLALANGNDFPVVSAGSYSLSMFYQRATLDPDGVLRQYVYPKNSTNGGWSAVDLQPLDICQAMFTETGSGVCGFNSYCKLNGNQSVDCECPPHYSYLDPSRKYRGCKPNFAVHNCHAEGTEVDQGLFDTVELKNVDWPLADYEHYQPLNNELCRNNCLSDCFCAVVVYNDQDCWKKKLPLSNGRVGSYVQRTLLVKIPKGNYSQIQPATLMPANKKNDKRTLILVGSVLLGSSAFFNLLLIAAIIFITFYGFRIRRNAKLGPDLSTVGLSLRCFTYRELEKATNGFREEVGSGASGVVYKGYLQDKYDTCIAVKKIGKALPETEKEFAVEMQAIGKTHHKNLVRLLGYCNEGKERLLVYEFMSNRSLTQFLFNGPRPDWNRRVQIALGVARGLLYLHEECSTRIIHCDIKPQNILLDENFVAKISDFGLAKLLKTDQTQTNTGIRGTRGYVAPEWFRNVRITSKVDVYSFGVILLEIICCRRNVEAEIGDEEQVILTYWVNDCYREGRVDLAVDGDEEATADMKRVEQFVMVALWCVQEEPSLRPTMRKVTQMLEGAVDVPMPPEPSLTSGTSCR, encoded by the coding sequence ATGGCGATCTCATCTTCCGTTTTGCTCTCCCTCTTCATTCTTCTGCCGCCTATCATACCTAATTCGCTTGCTCAATCCAACAGTAATATAAGCCTGGGCTCCTGCCTCACCCCCATCGGCGACAACACCACCTGGCGCTCCCCCTCCGGGGACTTTGCCTTCGGCTTCCGCCCCCTCGACACCGACCCCAACCTCTTCCTCCTCGCCATCTGGTTCGACAAGATACCCAACAAGACCACCGTTTGGTACCTCGGAGGCGGCACCCAGCCGGTGCAATCTGGAGACAAATTGCAGCTCGTCTCCAACGGGTACCTCTCCCTCGAGGACCAAACTGGTCAACAGATATGGACCAGCGGAACAGGCAGCACCGCCGACTACGCCGCCATGCTCGACACGGGCAACTTTGTGCTCGCCAGCTCTGACGGATCAATCTCATGGCAGAGTTTTGACAATCCGTCTGACACCATATTGCCTTCCCAAGTGCTCAGCCAGGGTAGCATGCTCCGAGCCCGGCTAATGGACACCGATTATATGCCCGGGAGGTTTATTCTCAGCGTCCAACAGGATGGAAATCTTGTGTTCTATCCAATCGTGCAGCCCTCCGGATTCTCGTACGATCCATACTGGGCAAGCCACACCGTCGGCATCGGAACGAAGTTGGTCTACAATGAGACGGGCAGCATCTACCTGGCTCTCGCGAACGGCAACGACTTCCCAGTCGTCTCTGCGGGGAGCTACTCGCTGTCTATGTTCTACCAAAGAGCGACGCTTGATCCCGATGGGGTCCTCCGGCAATATGTGTATCCAAAGAACAGCACGAACGGAGGGTGGTCGGCGGTGGACCTCCAACCTCTGGACATCTGTCAGGCGATGTTCACGGAAACTGGGAGTGGCGTCTGCGGGTTCAACAGCTACTGCAAGTTAAACGGAAACCAGAGCGTGGATTGTGAGTGCCCGCCTCACTATTCCTACCTGGATCCGAGCCGAAAATATAGAGGTTGTAAGCCTAATTTCGCGGTGCACAATTGCCATGCAGAGGGAACAGAGGTGGATCAAGGATTGTTCGACACGGTTGAGCTAAAAAATGTAGATTGGCCTTTGGCAGATTATGAGCATTACCAACCCCTCAATAATGaactttgcaggaataattGCTTGAGCGATTGCTTCTGCGCTGTTGTGGTGTATAATGATCAGGACTGCTGGAAGAAGAAGCTCCCTCTGTCCAACGGAAGGGTCGGCAGTTACGTCCAAAGAACACTTCTAGTCAAAATACCGAAAGGGAACTATTCGCAGATACAACCTGCTACTCTTATGCCCGCGAATAAGAAGAACGATAAGAGGACTTTGATCTTGGTGGGTTCTGTGCTTCTAGGGAGCTCTGCATTTTTTAACCTTCTTCTCATCGCGGCAATCATTTTCATCACCTTTTACGGCTTCCGCATTCGAAGAAATGCGAAGCTAGGTCCCGACCTGAGCACGGTCGGGCTAAGTCTCCGCTGCTTTACCTACAGAGAGCTCGAGAAGGCAACAAACGGGTTCAGAGAGGAGGTCGGCAGCGGCGCCTCCGGTGTGGTGTACAAGGGATACTTGCAGGACAAATACGACACCTGTATCGCAGTCAAGAAAATTGGCAAGGCCTTGCCTGAGACAGAAAAGGAGTTTGCAGTTGAAATGCAGGCGATCGGGAAGACCCACCACAAGAACCTTGTCCGACTGCTCGGCTACTGCAATGAAGGAAAAGAGCGGCTTCTAGTCTACGAGTTCATGAGCAACAGATCATTAACCCAATTCCTTTTCAATGGTCCAAGGCCGGATTGGAACCGTCGAGTCCAGATCGCACTTGGGGTCGCAAGGGGCCTGCTATACTTGCATGAAGAGTGCAGCACTCGGATCATCCACTGCGACATAAAGCCTCAAAACATACTACTCGACGAAAATTTCGTCGCAAAGATCTCGGACTTCGGCTTGGCAAAGCTTCTTAAGACGGACCAAACTCAGACGAACACCGGCATCAGAGGGACGCGAGGGTATGTTGCGCCCGAGTGGTTCAGGAACGTGAGAATCACATCCAAGGTGGACGTCTACAGTTTTGGGGTCATTTTACTGGAGATCATATGCTGCAGAAGGAACGTGGAAGCGGAGATTGGCGACGAGGAGCAGGTAATACTGACGTATTGGGTGAATGACTGCTACAGAGAAGGGAGGGTGGACTTGGCGGTGGATGGCGACGAAGAAGCCACGGCCGACATGAAGAGGGTGGAGCAGTTCGTAATGGTGGCTTTGTGGTGCGTACAAGAAGAGCCGTCGTTGAGGCCTACCATGCGAAAGGTGACGCAGATGCTCGAAGGAGCCGTGGATGTTCCCATGCCCCCTGAGCCTTCATTAACTTCTGGCACCAGCTGTAGATAA